Within the Marixanthomonas sp. SCSIO 43207 genome, the region CCATCAGGATATACATCAATCAATTTTATAGTTAAATCAGTGTCTTTTACATCTGAAGAAAGGTATAAAGTTGATTCTATAAAACCTGAAATCTCTACGCCTTCCTCCAATGGTTCAGAAGTATAAACAAGGATGTCTTCTCGAGTTTCCATCATTTGTTGGTCAAAAGCCCCTCCTTCTACTGCGTTACCTGTACAACATACATTTCCACCGTGAGAAGGAACCGGTTTCATAGGATCATATGTAAATGAATCTGGTTGATCCTTTTTTGAAGGCTTTTTATATTGTAAAACACCGTCACCCTTTAAGGTATTGGCATTTCCTTTACTTTCTAGATACATAGTTGTCATAGTAGTATTTTCAGGAGGCCACACTTCTGAGGCTTGCCATTCATTACTACCCATTGTATAATATTGTACTCTAGGTGTTTCTTCTTTAAAGTCGTTTTGCTCTCCTTTTAACCAAATGTCAAACCATTTGTAGATTTGCTCGTCATAATTTAATGTGGCATCTCCTACCGGACGTTCTCCAACTATTGTGTTTTCAGTTGCTCTAAAATACCCACAATGTAGTGTTGGAGCGATTATCAAGTATTGATTGTCTCTTATTTCTTTTGTTTTTCCGTTTTCTCGAACGTGATTGAATAAAGCTAAATTTGGGCTTATAGAAACATCATACCAAGACGTGAACCAAAAACTTGGTGCACCTATTTGCATGGTATCATGGTAAAGTCCGCCTTCATACCAAGCCGGATCGTTTGGTTTTCTTTTTACCATTTTGTCAAAAATTTCTTTTTTGCCATGAATGTTTTGTAAAATATCTTGAATTGGCAAATGAGCCAAAGCTTCAGACATATCTATTTTTGGGTTTTCAGGAGCTAAGTCATAAAACCTTGAAATTCTAATTAAATCTTCTTGTGTAGCATCTTTTGGTATTCTAGGTTTAAATTTATCTTGCTCAACACCATACAGCCAAGCAAAAAACAATAATTGCTCTGCTCCTCCTCTATACCAGTTTCCTTGTTCGTGGTATTCACCTACTGTACCAATTCCTGCGCCATAACCCATAGGTACTAATGCTGCGTGTGAAGGATGGTCTAAAGCTGAAACTGCCATTTGCCATTCAGCGGTAGAGGAGCAACCAATAGTTCCTATTTTTCCATTGGACCATTCTTGATTTTTCATCCATGTAAAGGCATCATAACCATCGGTAAGTGGTACTCCCAAAATATCCCATTCGCCTTCTGAAAAAAAGCGTCCTCGTTCATTTTGAACTACATAAGCATATCCTCGTTTAATTGCCTGTAATGCTGCTCGAGCTGTGCGAGCTGTTTTTTCACCATCACGCCAAGTATTAAAGTTATAGGGTGTACGTGAAAATATTATTGGTACTTTTTTATCTGTTTTGGGACGGTATATATCTGTAGCCAACCGAATACCGTCACGCATAGGCATCATAATTTTTTGGTCAATTACAGCAAGCTCTTCTAGTTGTTTAAAGACTTCTTCTTTATCTAAATCATCTTGTGATAAGCTAGTTATAGGACTAGCTACTACAAATAGAATAAGGAAGCAAAGTTTTAAAAAGGGATTTTTCATTCCAATGGTGTTTTTTAAGATGTGCATTAAAATTATAGGAAATATTGCTCTAGAAAGATAAAAACTTAAATTTTAACACCTTAATCATTCGCCTTAATTTTAAATTCTTGTTATAATTTGTTTATATGAAGTTAATTAGGCTGTTTTTTACATAAAGAACTTTTATCTTAAAAATAAAAAATTATGGAAAAGAATAAGAATACAAACCCGAGTAAGGATACAACCTATAATAGTGATGTAACCAAGCACGATTTAGAAATTTTGGCCCAAGATCATATACATGGTGATGGCGGTGATGATCAACAATTGAGAGAACGAGCTCGCAATATTGATTTTAGCGGTAGTAAGCTAGATGTCCCGGGTAGAACTAAAGCTGAAAAAAATACGACCGATTTAAAAGATGAAGAAAACAAACTTTACAGTCAAGGTAGTGATAGTAATGAAAACCTAGAACGTGACGATGCTTCAAAAGGTTAATTTATAAGAATCAAGACAAGAACTTTTTATTATTTATTTGAATGCCATAAAAATGAATCTTGTCTTGTTCTTTATTCATATAAGTCCTGAAAGTATCAGGACTTTTTTATTTATAAATCTTCTGCATTTGCTATCATTTCAGCTACATCCATTACAGCAACATCATCTTCTTTTTCTTTTCCTTTAACACCATCTGTCATCATGGTATTACAAAATGGGCAAGCAGCAGCTATGACTTTAGGTTGTGTTTCTAGAGCCTCTTCAGTACGTTCAATGTTTACATCTTTTTTACCTTCTTCAGGTTCCTTAAACATCTGTGCTCCGCCGGCTCCACAGCATAATCCTTTTGCTTTACAGCGTTTCATTTCAACTAGTTCTACTTCTAGTTTTTTCAGTAAATCGCGTGGTGCTTCATATTCACCATTGGCTCTACCTAAATAACAAGGGTCGTGAAAAGTTATTTTTTTTCCTTTAAATTTTCCGCCCTCAACTTTTAGTCTACCTTCATTTAAAAGCGATTTAAGAAATTGGGTGTGATGTACAACCTCGTAGTTTCCGCCTAATTCGGGATATTCATTTTTTATTGTATTAAAGCAGTGCGGACAAGCTGTAACAATTTTTTTTATTTCATATCCGTTTAAAACCTCAATATTGGTCATTGCTTGCATCTGAAATAAAAACTCATTACCGGCTCTTTTGGCAGGGTCTCCGGTACAGCTTTCTTCAGTTCCTAGTACAGCAAAATCTACTTTTGCATTATGTAACAGTTTAACAAATGCTTTGGTTATTTTTTTGGCACGATCGTCAAAGCTTCCGGCACAACCTACCCAAAATAATACTTCGGGTTTTTTGCCTTCAGCCATATACTCGGCCATTGTAGGTACTTTTATTGCTTCACTCATGCTGTGTTTTTTTTATTCTTTAAAAACTTGAATGGTAACTTTTTTATCAATCAAGTCTGTAAATTTTCCTTTATAACGTGTTGCTTTTACTAAGTGGTTGTCAATCCAATGGTAATTTCCGCCTCTTGGTTTTCCCATTAAAAGAGAATGGTATTTAAATCCATGTTTATCTAGCCAAGTTTCAGTTACTTCACGATGAGCTTCTGTACGAGAAGTAAAAAAACAAATAATATGGCCTTGATCATACCACTTATTTAAAGTTTTAAGAGCGTCTGGAAATGGTTCACAAGTTGCCATACGCTCAGGCTCTTCATTTGGTACGTCATCTGTAATGGTACCGTCAATATCTATTAAATAGTTCTTTATATCTTTAGGAAGTATAGGACTTACGTGTTCTCCTTTTTCAACTTTATCGTGCAATAATTTTTCAACTTCTTCTTTTTTCATAATCCCTATTTCCTTTTGGTTTTACAAAGTTACTATTTGTTTTTTCAACTGGCTAACTCTCTTAAAAAGCTGTTGATTTCCTTAAAATAATCGTCTGGTTGTTCTAACCATCCATAATGTGCACATTTATCAATATACACTAATTTTGAATTGTCTAATAATTTGTGTGTTGTTTTTGCAATTTCAGGATGTACTATATCTTGTTTACCTTGAATGATTAAAACCGGCTTTTTAAACTTTTTAAGTTCTTGTTTACAATCAAACTGAATTTGATGCATATTTTGCCAAACCAATCTATTAATTCTTCTATTACCTTGAGTTAATCGTTTTGCAATTTTCGGAACAAATTTTTCATTGTATACATATGCTGAAGCCAAAAACGTTCCTCTCTGTAATCTAGCTGTATACGTTGTATCACCTTGTTCTATTTTTCTATTCCAATATTGAAGAGAGTCTAAATCTGTTGCAGACAAACGTCCTGTAATATCAATTCTAGAAAGCAAACTTAAATCTACACCACCTGAAGCCGAAAGAATTAAACCATCAACTATATCGGGGTGTTTTGTGGTGTAATATGAAGCCAACATTCCGCCAAATGAATGACCCAAAACAACCCAAGAATCTATTTTTAAATGCTTACGAAGCACTTCTATATCTTCAACCATCAAATCGAGCGTTATGGTTTCAGAATTTATTTCTTTTAAAGTTGATTTACCCGTTCCGCGTTGGTCATAAATGATTGTTTGGTTTTCTTCTGAAAGAGATTCTGCTAACGAAATAAACCCTTCGCTGCTCATCCCAGGACCTCCATTAATAATAAGAATAGGATTCCCTTTTTCTGAATTAAATGTAGTGTAGCATAAAATTGTATCCTCACTTGTAATAACCTTTTCTGTTTGTGTAAAAGCAGAAAAGGTTATTAATGTTAATATGATAAGCAAGTAATTTGTTTTCATTATGTGGAATGAAAAATAAATGTTTGACTATGCCTCGTTTTTCCAGTTTAAGCGGTCCATTTGATTATATGGCCACGGAGCACCATTGTTTTCAATGTTGGTCATAGCAATATTTAATTCATTAGGAGCAGCAGATTGTTCCATAACTAGGTATTGACGCATATCCATAATAATTGACAGCGGATCAATACTTACGGGACAAGCTTCAACACAAGCATTACACGTAGTACAAGCCCATAACTCTTCACGTTGAATGTAATCGTCTAGTAATTGCTTTCCGTCTGGTTCAAATTTGCCATTTTTAGAAATGTTTTTTCCAACTTCTTCAATACGGTCTCGAGTATCCATCATAATTTTACGAGGAGAGAGTTTTTTACCGGTTTGATTGGCTGGGCATTCACTGGTACAACGACCGCACTCTGTACACGTGTAGGCATTTAATAATTGAATTCGGCTTAAATCCATTACGTCACTAGCACCAAACTTTGCGGGTTCTTCTTCTGCATCACCTTCTGCCGGTGCAGCAAATGGATCGGCATTAGGATCCATCATAAGCTTTACTTCATTGGTTACAGACTCTAGGTTTTTAAACTTTCCTTTTGGTACAACTTTTCCGTAGTACACATTTGGAAAGGCCAATATAATATGAAGGTGTTTTGAAAAATAAAGATAATTTAGAAACGCTAAAATACCGAGTATGTGTAACCACCAAGCGGTGCGTTCTATTGCGATAAGTGTTCCTTCAGAAAAACCATCAAATAAAGGGCTAATCAAACTGCTTATAGGAAATGATCCTGCCTCAACATAATGTGCAGCTCCCATTTGTTGTAACTGTAGATCTGCTGCATTCATGGTAAGAAATAGAATCATCAATACCATTTCAATATAAAGGATGTAATTTCCATCATTTTTTGGCCAACCTTTCATCTCTCTAGCCCAAAAACGTTTTATTTTTTGAATATTTCTACGAGTCCAAAAAACAATTACACCAATTAATACTAATAACGCTAAAATTTCAAAAGAAGCAATAAGAAAATCATACACAGGACCTAAAAACGAAAGAACTCGATGGGTACCAAATATACCGTCAATAATAATTTCTATTACTTCAATATTGATTATTATAAACCCTATGTAAACAAAAAGGTGCATAATACCTGCAACGGGTCTTACAACCATTTTTGATTGTCCTAGAGCAATGCGTATTACATTATTCCAGCGTTGCTTTTTGTGATCTGAAGCATCAACTTCTTGTCCTAGTTTAACATTTCTGATTACTTTTCTAATGTTAAAGGTAAAGTAACCAATTCCGGCAGCTAAAAGAAGTGTAAAAAGTATGTTTGGTAAATATTCCATCATTATTTGTTAGGATCTTCAGGTTTTTCATAATCTTTAGGCTTTTTTCCGAAAAGAGAAAAATGCACATATCGTTTCGGATTTAGTTTTAAATCCTGTAATAATTCTTCCAATTGGCGAGAAGCGCCTTCAAGATTATTGTAGAGCG harbors:
- a CDS encoding CocE/NonD family hydrolase, which gives rise to MKNPFLKLCFLILFVVASPITSLSQDDLDKEEVFKQLEELAVIDQKIMMPMRDGIRLATDIYRPKTDKKVPIIFSRTPYNFNTWRDGEKTARTARAALQAIKRGYAYVVQNERGRFFSEGEWDILGVPLTDGYDAFTWMKNQEWSNGKIGTIGCSSTAEWQMAVSALDHPSHAALVPMGYGAGIGTVGEYHEQGNWYRGGAEQLLFFAWLYGVEQDKFKPRIPKDATQEDLIRISRFYDLAPENPKIDMSEALAHLPIQDILQNIHGKKEIFDKMVKRKPNDPAWYEGGLYHDTMQIGAPSFWFTSWYDVSISPNLALFNHVRENGKTKEIRDNQYLIIAPTLHCGYFRATENTIVGERPVGDATLNYDEQIYKWFDIWLKGEQNDFKEETPRVQYYTMGSNEWQASEVWPPENTTMTTMYLESKGNANTLKGDGVLQYKKPSKKDQPDSFTYDPMKPVPSHGGNVCCTGNAVEGGAFDQQMMETREDILVYTSEPLEEGVEISGFIESTLYLSSDVKDTDLTIKLIDVYPDGRAYNLDETIQRVRYREGYDKEVFMEEGAVYKVDLTPMSTSNFFKKGHRIRIEVSSSNFPRFARNLNTGGNNYDEKEGVVAHNNIHHSKEYPSMIKLPMVKK
- a CDS encoding (Fe-S)-binding protein, whose product is MSEAIKVPTMAEYMAEGKKPEVLFWVGCAGSFDDRAKKITKAFVKLLHNAKVDFAVLGTEESCTGDPAKRAGNEFLFQMQAMTNIEVLNGYEIKKIVTACPHCFNTIKNEYPELGGNYEVVHHTQFLKSLLNEGRLKVEGGKFKGKKITFHDPCYLGRANGEYEAPRDLLKKLEVELVEMKRCKAKGLCCGAGGAQMFKEPEEGKKDVNIERTEEALETQPKVIAAACPFCNTMMTDGVKGKEKEDDVAVMDVAEMIANAEDL
- a CDS encoding phosphoheptose isomerase; protein product: MKKEEVEKLLHDKVEKGEHVSPILPKDIKNYLIDIDGTITDDVPNEEPERMATCEPFPDALKTLNKWYDQGHIICFFTSRTEAHREVTETWLDKHGFKYHSLLMGKPRGGNYHWIDNHLVKATRYKGKFTDLIDKKVTIQVFKE
- a CDS encoding alpha/beta fold hydrolase; protein product: MKTNYLLIILTLITFSAFTQTEKVITSEDTILCYTTFNSEKGNPILIINGGPGMSSEGFISLAESLSEENQTIIYDQRGTGKSTLKEINSETITLDLMVEDIEVLRKHLKIDSWVVLGHSFGGMLASYYTTKHPDIVDGLILSASGGVDLSLLSRIDITGRLSATDLDSLQYWNRKIEQGDTTYTARLQRGTFLASAYVYNEKFVPKIAKRLTQGNRRINRLVWQNMHQIQFDCKQELKKFKKPVLIIQGKQDIVHPEIAKTTHKLLDNSKLVYIDKCAHYGWLEQPDDYFKEINSFLRELAS
- a CDS encoding (Fe-S)-binding protein encodes the protein MEYLPNILFTLLLAAGIGYFTFNIRKVIRNVKLGQEVDASDHKKQRWNNVIRIALGQSKMVVRPVAGIMHLFVYIGFIIINIEVIEIIIDGIFGTHRVLSFLGPVYDFLIASFEILALLVLIGVIVFWTRRNIQKIKRFWAREMKGWPKNDGNYILYIEMVLMILFLTMNAADLQLQQMGAAHYVEAGSFPISSLISPLFDGFSEGTLIAIERTAWWLHILGILAFLNYLYFSKHLHIILAFPNVYYGKVVPKGKFKNLESVTNEVKLMMDPNADPFAAPAEGDAEEEPAKFGASDVMDLSRIQLLNAYTCTECGRCTSECPANQTGKKLSPRKIMMDTRDRIEEVGKNISKNGKFEPDGKQLLDDYIQREELWACTTCNACVEACPVSIDPLSIIMDMRQYLVMEQSAAPNELNIAMTNIENNGAPWPYNQMDRLNWKNEA